TTACAATACAAGCTTACCACAAAAAATGTTAATGAGTGGGAATAATTACCTAGACGCTACCTTACATCATTCTAAACAATATTCTATACCTCTTGCTTCCCTCAGCATGTTCCCTTCTCATGAGATCCATTAGTCTTTGCTTGTCTGGAACGTTCGATAAATCAGGGACTATTCTTTTTTTGCTGGCTTTTTGTCGCTGTTGTTTATTTTCCTCCGTAGGCTACCCATTCCACCAGGCGGTGTGTAAATGGGCACTATGTGATAATCTATTTCAAAAAAATAACAAATTTCAACAATTTCCCCTGGGTCTATGATACATTAAATTTTGCTAAGGAAATGGGGGAGAGCTATGAGCAAAAAGTTACATGAAAATAAGGAATTAGTTACTGAAATGAACAAACAACTGCGTAATCTTCAAAATGTAATTGAGAACATGGAAGAAAAACGCGGGGAAATCTTTCTCGAATGGTTAAAGACACAGAATAAATACCTAGTGTGGGAGCAAAATTTCAATCCTTTACGCTTGAAGAAATATAAACGTGGGGAAGTAGTTTTGGCTCATTTTGGATTCAATGTAGGTGCTGAATACGGTGGTATGCATTATGCTGTGGTGGTTAAAAAAGATAAGAAAAGCAATTCAGTTTTAAACGTAGTTCCTTTATCATCACTTAAAGAAGGGCAAACCCAAGATGACCTGCACCAGGATGAAGTGTACTTAGGGAATTTGCAGGGGCTGAATGAAAAAGAAGCCTTCGCGATTTTAAATCAAATGCGACCAGTAAGCAAAATTCGTGTGTACAAACCAAGAGTTTCTAAAGAGGCAACGGTTGTTCTGACAGAAGATCAATTGGATGCAATCGACGAGAAAATCAAGCAAATGTACACTAAATAGCAGGATTTTGAAGGTAAATTGAGGAAAATGTAACAAAAGTGTTGCAAAGCGTTACATTTTTGGTGTATTATTGCTCATGCAACGCACTATTAGTGCATAAAATGATACAACAACAGAAACACTTAAAATAATGCCCTTTAAGCTCTACGCTTAATGCGGTCCAAAAAAATTATGTAACT
The genomic region above belongs to Sutcliffiella horikoshii and contains:
- a CDS encoding type II toxin-antitoxin system PemK/MazF family toxin, with product MSKKLHENKELVTEMNKQLRNLQNVIENMEEKRGEIFLEWLKTQNKYLVWEQNFNPLRLKKYKRGEVVLAHFGFNVGAEYGGMHYAVVVKKDKKSNSVLNVVPLSSLKEGQTQDDLHQDEVYLGNLQGLNEKEAFAILNQMRPVSKIRVYKPRVSKEATVVLTEDQLDAIDEKIKQMYTK